Proteins found in one Hymenobacter sp. J193 genomic segment:
- a CDS encoding transposase, whose amino-acid sequence MKDRPQPTKRRRYDAAFRAEALRLASESRSTQAAARALNIDPKRIYKWQKEALTPVAAARGAELDPATAAELRQLRAANRRQAQELEILKKAIAIFSQTPNQ is encoded by the coding sequence ATGAAAGACCGTCCTCAACCCACTAAACGTCGGCGCTACGATGCCGCCTTCCGCGCCGAGGCCCTGCGCCTAGCCAGTGAAAGCCGCTCGACCCAGGCTGCGGCGCGTGCCCTCAACATCGACCCCAAACGTATTTACAAGTGGCAGAAAGAAGCCCTTACCCCCGTGGCGGCGGCCCGTGGGGCGGAGCTCGACCCGGCCACGGCGGCGGAGTTGCGCCAACTGCGCGCCGCCAATCGGCGGCAGGCGCAGGAGTTGGAAATTTTAAAAAAAGCCATTGCCATCTTCTCACAGACACCCAACCAATGA
- a CDS encoding IS3 family transposase, giving the protein MSRYRFIEAQRGHHSVRLLCQLVQVPVSGYYAWQQAQQQVVNQSEPAWETALVKAFGVHKRCYGTRRLRVELRRKGYRVGRQRLRTAMRRRGLKALQPKAFTPRTTDSTHGLRCAPNRLLDQPKPTQANRVWVSDITYLPLANGDWAYLCAYQDMVSKQVVGWQVGASMPEELITSALQRAFWAQPPTPGLVVHSDRGGQYCGNAYRQLLRDHEAVRSQSRRGDCYDNAQAESLWSRLKTEVLEVRERPVFADLADAQASVADYFDYYNHERLHSSIDYQTPYHAHQQLLQLSALNCPA; this is encoded by the coding sequence ATGAGCCGTTACCGCTTTATCGAAGCGCAGCGGGGGCACCACTCCGTGCGCCTGCTCTGCCAGTTGGTGCAAGTACCTGTCAGTGGCTATTACGCATGGCAACAAGCTCAGCAGCAAGTAGTAAATCAGTCAGAGCCCGCTTGGGAAACGGCGTTGGTTAAGGCATTTGGGGTGCATAAACGCTGCTATGGTACGCGTCGACTGCGCGTTGAACTGCGCCGCAAGGGCTACCGCGTCGGGCGGCAGCGGCTCCGCACGGCGATGCGCCGGCGGGGACTGAAGGCGCTGCAACCCAAGGCCTTCACCCCGCGCACGACCGACTCCACCCACGGGCTGCGGTGCGCCCCCAACCGGCTGCTCGACCAGCCCAAGCCTACGCAGGCCAATCGGGTCTGGGTCAGCGACATCACGTACCTTCCCCTGGCCAACGGCGACTGGGCCTACCTGTGCGCTTACCAAGATATGGTCAGCAAACAGGTGGTGGGCTGGCAAGTGGGCGCCTCTATGCCCGAAGAATTGATTACCAGCGCCTTGCAGCGCGCTTTTTGGGCGCAGCCGCCCACGCCAGGCCTCGTCGTCCACTCTGACCGAGGCGGGCAGTACTGCGGCAACGCCTACCGACAGTTGCTACGCGACCACGAGGCAGTGCGCTCGCAGAGCCGCCGCGGCGACTGCTATGACAACGCGCAGGCCGAAAGCCTCTGGTCACGCCTCAAAACCGAAGTACTCGAAGTCCGAGAGCGGCCCGTTTTTGCCGATTTAGCGGACGCGCAAGCCAGCGTAGCCGACTATTTTGACTACTACAATCACGAGCGCCTACACTCCAGCATTGATTATCAGACACCGTATCACGCTCATCAACAGCTCCTTCAACTTAGTGCCCTAAACTGTCCAGCGTAA
- a CDS encoding immunity 26/phosphotriesterase HocA family protein, whose protein sequence is MAKRLKSGHILRIPLYHNWGFAYAKYVNVIGVQGNQSYPDLIKIFDYRSLVDEPIDAALLHTYLMQPILLAGRLPTLRHGFWSIVGALPLLPEDDELPDLRVDESTIADRMVIYQQPRPGATLYTKNLELRPQFETSLANVEHLEFLGARGSGLIEISATMSFMLQDGVYPGDFFDLDDPTYKYEYGLLKSRPLANSLPQELYGRARQPNQPGYVPL, encoded by the coding sequence ATGGCGAAACGGCTTAAGTCTGGGCACATTTTACGGATACCACTATACCACAACTGGGGCTTCGCTTACGCGAAATATGTTAATGTCATTGGTGTACAAGGCAACCAGTCCTATCCAGACCTCATCAAGATTTTTGATTACCGTTCGTTGGTCGATGAACCTATTGACGCGGCTCTCCTGCATACCTACCTGATGCAACCCATCCTACTTGCAGGCCGGCTCCCCACCCTTAGGCATGGATTCTGGTCTATCGTAGGAGCATTGCCACTACTGCCTGAGGATGACGAGTTACCTGATTTGCGGGTTGACGAATCGACTATTGCGGACCGTATGGTGATTTATCAGCAACCCCGGCCTGGTGCCACACTCTATACCAAAAACTTGGAGTTACGTCCTCAATTTGAAACGTCTCTCGCCAATGTTGAGCATTTAGAATTTTTAGGTGCTCGAGGGTCAGGCCTGATTGAAATCAGTGCTACCATGTCGTTCATGCTCCAAGACGGGGTCTATCCTGGCGACTTTTTTGACTTAGATGACCCAACTTACAAGTATGAGTACGGGCTTCTCAAGTCTCGTCCCCTAGCTAACTCTCTTCCTCAAGAATTATATGGACGCGCCCGCCAGCCTAACCAACCAGGATACGTGCCCCTTTAG
- a CDS encoding DUF3991 and toprim domain-containing protein, producing MNSPTGGRPRPNDDSELERFKDQIPIVPLATGRYGYDITDKARNDSWHKLEKGGEILIVSKKDGRDVYMNAHDTKDSGSVVDFVKTRDGLNLGQTRQQLRQYLGEGGPEQDRQQLALRPEPTRTRQAERGPDASLPEDPRERRDELLKRTLGVQPALTDKSYLRERGLSDETINAPAFQGRVFTGQNGPHKNTVFPLLNEGGFSSYEERNHNFKSQMPGPRDGIWVSHPTQGKGSAVERIVIGESPIDAMSKYQLEQPGGSGPSTMYITSSGTVSQRQVELMQKVIDRQQPKEVVLANDNDAAGVRFNLNYMNDFRAPRQNVALETGSETPEQQRGNVTWRAQRGGEYHTDLKVTFETERQREGRAAVASLQEKVDGWRKEGGEQAASLEVVRMGSDQTVARVTVTNDQLPQLRGLVQELHAQREAGMPEAQRTPPGFFKWEAALSKDYNQDLTDQQTEQRMQRAREQAGFDKGVTAQQASVSPIERPLMLEIVEQGQRQNGGGAAGQIEQDLRKAGLSILDRKQEIDQASGVRTTHLQAQYLVTDPDPQRKAISTQLEIISRAPGVTLTETEAHAQERRQLTNAPAVKPVELPERQLAESKAVFSAATKELSKGLEEQGIPLQAARLSEISRNVLERDIMPLRGLDRENLNGAIAIAEKLPALQEKGQPGPLVLAVQQADKSMHERYQTVQELGEVVCSEAL from the coding sequence ATGAACTCACCAACGGGGGGCCGCCCGCGGCCAAACGACGACTCGGAGCTGGAACGCTTCAAAGACCAAATACCTATCGTGCCCCTGGCCACCGGCCGCTATGGGTATGACATTACCGACAAGGCCCGTAACGACTCCTGGCATAAGCTGGAGAAGGGAGGGGAAATCCTGATTGTCAGCAAAAAGGATGGGCGTGACGTGTATATGAACGCCCACGACACGAAGGACAGCGGCTCGGTAGTAGACTTTGTAAAGACCCGGGATGGTCTGAACCTAGGCCAGACGCGGCAGCAGCTGCGTCAGTACCTGGGAGAGGGCGGCCCGGAGCAGGATCGGCAGCAGCTGGCCCTGCGGCCGGAACCGACGCGCACGCGCCAGGCCGAGCGCGGGCCAGATGCCTCCCTACCGGAGGACCCCCGTGAACGGCGAGATGAGTTGCTGAAGCGGACTCTGGGCGTACAGCCGGCCCTGACGGATAAAAGCTACCTGCGTGAGCGGGGCCTGAGCGACGAGACGATCAACGCCCCGGCCTTTCAGGGGCGCGTGTTTACCGGCCAGAACGGCCCGCATAAGAACACGGTGTTCCCGCTGCTCAATGAAGGTGGGTTTTCGTCCTACGAGGAGCGCAACCACAATTTCAAGTCACAGATGCCCGGACCCCGCGACGGCATCTGGGTCAGCCACCCTACGCAGGGCAAGGGGAGCGCCGTAGAGCGTATCGTCATCGGGGAAAGCCCAATTGACGCCATGAGCAAGTACCAGCTGGAGCAGCCAGGCGGATCAGGGCCAAGTACCATGTACATCACCAGCAGCGGCACCGTCTCGCAGCGGCAGGTGGAGTTGATGCAAAAGGTCATCGACCGGCAGCAGCCGAAAGAGGTGGTGCTGGCCAACGATAACGATGCGGCCGGGGTGCGCTTCAACCTTAACTACATGAACGACTTCCGGGCACCGCGGCAAAACGTGGCCCTGGAAACAGGTAGTGAAACGCCCGAGCAGCAGCGCGGCAACGTTACTTGGCGGGCCCAGCGCGGGGGCGAGTATCACACGGATTTGAAAGTCACCTTTGAAACCGAGCGCCAGCGCGAGGGGAGGGCGGCCGTGGCCAGCCTGCAGGAAAAGGTTGACGGCTGGCGCAAGGAAGGGGGAGAGCAAGCCGCGTCGCTGGAAGTGGTCCGCATGGGCAGCGACCAGACTGTAGCCCGCGTGACGGTGACCAACGACCAACTGCCACAGCTGCGCGGTTTGGTGCAGGAGCTGCACGCCCAGCGTGAAGCGGGCATGCCGGAAGCGCAGCGTACACCGCCTGGGTTTTTTAAGTGGGAAGCGGCCCTGAGTAAGGATTATAACCAGGACCTGACCGATCAGCAAACGGAACAGCGGATGCAGCGCGCCCGCGAGCAGGCCGGATTCGACAAAGGGGTGACTGCCCAGCAGGCTAGCGTTTCGCCCATCGAGCGCCCCTTGATGCTGGAGATTGTCGAACAAGGCCAGCGGCAGAATGGGGGCGGAGCAGCCGGCCAGATTGAGCAGGACCTTCGTAAGGCTGGCCTATCAATCCTTGACCGGAAACAGGAAATTGACCAAGCCAGCGGTGTGCGCACCACGCACCTGCAGGCGCAGTACCTGGTGACCGACCCCGATCCACAACGCAAGGCAATCAGCACCCAGCTGGAAATTATCAGCCGCGCCCCCGGCGTCACGCTGACCGAAACCGAGGCGCACGCGCAGGAGCGTCGGCAGCTAACAAACGCCCCTGCCGTTAAGCCAGTAGAGCTGCCGGAGCGCCAGTTGGCCGAAAGTAAAGCGGTTTTCAGCGCAGCTACGAAGGAGTTAAGCAAAGGCCTCGAAGAGCAAGGAATTCCCCTGCAGGCGGCCCGATTAAGCGAAATAAGCCGGAATGTACTGGAGCGGGATATTATGCCTTTGCGGGGCCTTGACCGCGAAAACCTGAATGGGGCGATAGCGATAGCGGAGAAATTGCCAGCCCTGCAGGAAAAAGGGCAGCCAGGGCCGTTGGTGCTAGCCGTGCAGCAGGCGGACAAGTCAATGCATGAGCGCTACCAGACGGTTCAGGAACTAGGGGAAGTGGTGTGCAGCGAGGCGCTGTAA
- a CDS encoding VirB4 family type IV secretion system protein — MFKSKKVKQGGLSDALPVYLYDNHKLVLKDGRVGVAFKLTPVEMELWDPDQYTACHVAFQAALKVLPPGTVVQKTDVYYDRPYVHPPAPGQYFSSRMGQYFGNRMVLYHSPYLFLSFAPVSSKSSGKPSGKKEKPPRPVSALNALINNVDQKLPDNPFESVTQTLALADQYTQEFIQAMRGIPDITLERMDEHQIRALYLQFLNLDFDRQPQHYERELYNEVGTLAVGEQKVSCVSLTGQGLQMFPCVRNNYGVTSPMLYPLTHFLAIPHILTQSIQVVDTKAELETLDRDKTINKSLSKLATQDNHLRVAEIDAFSAEVRAEGKQLCKLHVSLLTWETQDALRKENVEKAAAAMRSMFSSEAAVENFLTLPLFFAALPCNGYQVPDRWLPTTTDRAACYVHWTTTFKSARTGEYICDRFRNLVRINLFDVTQDNQNSITIGPSGSGKSYTMGNFIAQRYENGARQIIIDVGGSYRNTCQSLNGPDFDKSYFEYDPANPIEFAPFFVPRDAENKWLYTDEKLNFHLALLAALWKSGKDGVLTKSERAILSRFLQDYYATLNKDDKLGHHDENYPGMQSFYNFVQDYHERMTVRLDAAELEKLDPYLLKQREQYRKDSAYIQMDEFFLVLGEYVEGGRYAKVLNAKLDVDLSDYRLICFDMLRVKADPTLYPVVAMLITELSLDLFRKFPHDVKYILMDEAWSMLSGALEDFIVNMYRTIRKTNGSIGIITQGIKEIVESPIGYTLIDNSATKIILRHTNEASLERLEKPMGFTSHEMSLIRSIQSGEGWRQFLIKQGPVAKIYTLEAAPALNAILSSRAADRNLLNSLVTHYQRRLPVAVLDPQTGRPKIGPDGLPEYSTIIEQRLDFAVDEFVSSTSK; from the coding sequence ATGTTCAAAAGCAAAAAGGTAAAGCAGGGCGGGCTAAGTGATGCCCTCCCGGTATATCTCTACGACAATCATAAGCTAGTCCTGAAAGACGGTCGGGTTGGAGTGGCTTTCAAGCTTACTCCCGTGGAGATGGAGCTGTGGGACCCCGACCAGTATACGGCCTGCCACGTCGCGTTCCAGGCGGCGCTGAAGGTGCTGCCGCCCGGCACGGTCGTGCAGAAAACCGATGTGTACTATGACCGGCCCTATGTCCATCCGCCAGCGCCAGGCCAGTACTTCAGCAGCCGCATGGGCCAGTATTTCGGCAACCGTATGGTGCTCTACCATTCGCCTTACCTATTTCTGAGCTTCGCCCCGGTGTCGTCCAAGTCAAGTGGTAAACCCAGCGGCAAAAAGGAAAAGCCTCCGCGCCCGGTTTCGGCCCTGAACGCATTGATCAACAATGTGGATCAGAAGCTACCGGATAACCCCTTCGAGTCGGTTACCCAGACGCTGGCGCTGGCCGACCAGTATACCCAGGAGTTTATTCAGGCCATGCGGGGCATACCGGATATTACGCTGGAGCGGATGGATGAGCACCAGATCCGCGCCCTCTACCTGCAGTTCCTGAACCTGGACTTTGACCGACAGCCCCAGCATTACGAACGGGAGTTGTACAACGAAGTGGGTACGCTCGCCGTCGGGGAGCAAAAAGTTTCCTGCGTGAGCCTGACGGGCCAGGGCCTGCAGATGTTTCCCTGCGTGCGCAACAACTATGGGGTGACTTCCCCCATGCTGTACCCGCTCACCCATTTTCTGGCAATCCCGCACATCCTGACCCAGTCTATCCAGGTGGTTGACACGAAAGCGGAGCTGGAAACCCTGGACCGCGACAAGACCATCAATAAATCGCTCTCCAAGCTGGCCACGCAGGATAATCACTTGCGTGTAGCGGAAATTGACGCCTTCTCGGCCGAAGTGCGGGCCGAGGGCAAACAGCTTTGCAAGCTCCACGTCAGCCTTCTGACCTGGGAAACGCAGGATGCGTTGCGGAAAGAAAACGTGGAGAAGGCCGCCGCTGCCATGCGCTCCATGTTCAGCTCAGAAGCGGCCGTAGAGAATTTCCTAACGCTGCCCCTCTTCTTCGCGGCCCTGCCCTGCAACGGGTATCAGGTACCAGACCGCTGGCTGCCGACGACCACGGACCGGGCGGCCTGCTACGTGCATTGGACCACAACCTTTAAGTCCGCCCGCACGGGGGAATACATCTGCGACCGCTTCCGCAACCTGGTTCGCATCAACCTGTTTGATGTCACCCAGGATAACCAGAACAGCATCACGATTGGCCCCTCCGGCTCGGGCAAGAGCTATACTATGGGCAATTTCATTGCCCAGCGGTATGAGAACGGCGCGCGGCAGATCATTATCGACGTGGGCGGCTCTTACCGCAATACCTGTCAGTCACTTAACGGACCGGATTTCGATAAGTCCTACTTCGAATACGACCCGGCCAATCCAATTGAGTTCGCGCCCTTCTTTGTGCCGCGCGATGCGGAAAATAAGTGGCTGTACACCGATGAAAAGCTCAATTTCCACCTGGCCCTGCTGGCGGCGCTGTGGAAGTCGGGCAAAGACGGCGTGCTGACTAAATCCGAGCGCGCGATTCTCTCCCGCTTTCTGCAGGACTACTATGCCACGCTCAACAAGGACGACAAGCTCGGCCACCACGATGAGAATTACCCTGGCATGCAGAGCTTCTACAACTTCGTGCAGGACTACCACGAGCGCATGACCGTGCGACTGGACGCAGCTGAGCTGGAGAAGCTGGACCCGTACCTACTCAAGCAGCGGGAGCAATACCGCAAGGACTCGGCCTACATCCAGATGGACGAGTTTTTTCTGGTACTGGGTGAATATGTGGAAGGGGGGCGTTACGCCAAGGTGCTGAACGCGAAGCTCGACGTGGATCTGTCGGACTACCGGCTGATCTGCTTTGATATGCTGCGCGTGAAGGCCGACCCGACGCTCTACCCGGTAGTGGCAATGCTTATCACGGAATTGTCGCTGGATCTGTTCCGCAAGTTCCCGCATGACGTGAAGTATATCCTGATGGATGAAGCCTGGTCGATGCTGAGCGGAGCCCTGGAGGACTTTATCGTGAACATGTACCGCACCATTCGCAAAACGAATGGCTCCATCGGTATCATCACCCAGGGGATAAAGGAAATCGTGGAATCCCCGATTGGCTACACGCTCATCGACAACTCGGCCACGAAAATTATCCTGCGCCACACCAACGAGGCCAGTTTGGAGCGCCTAGAAAAGCCAATGGGCTTTACTTCGCACGAAATGAGCCTGATCCGCTCTATTCAGTCCGGGGAGGGCTGGCGGCAGTTCCTCATCAAGCAGGGTCCCGTCGCCAAGATTTACACCTTGGAAGCGGCCCCGGCGCTGAACGCTATTCTCAGCTCGCGGGCGGCCGATCGCAACCTGCTTAACAGCCTGGTAACCCATTACCAGCGCCGCCTGCCGGTGGCCGTGCTTGACCCGCAAACCGGCCGGCCGAAGATCGGCCCGGATGGCTTGCCGGAATACTCCACCATCATTGAGCAGCGCCTTGATTTCGCTGTGGATGAGTTCGTTTCCTCCACCTCAAAATAA
- a CDS encoding conjugative transposon protein TraN, with product MKLYILLGLGLLAAPAVHAQRRAQPLPAQLSVYSPSSSAAPAAGPAGMHTGGYTSEGQHFTMQRLAPPPPPTPPGATATALDIAVSDSSTTYLVFPGTVSLVDVGMMDNYLVKIEANSVFIRGRKNASAPTPIMVRHGSKYWIGRLVTVKRPVLTLYDFTKPGALNPPPAPAALTGADLLGSPDAIVGDVQVDLSGDVQSTDGGLQTGTGAVLQETSTGVGPDNELAMDRAASKKARINALLRRLDQYRDEIHSVAMVDNRLSFSLTNVRNDKQFTYMRFKLVNNSSIDYQVDFADFTLVENDKRRFLGKKRNEARRPMMPAGGHPNQRVKGNSTGYIYYAVPLYAATNEGHLAVGLRELSGARAIQLRVPSHVINTAPTFIQ from the coding sequence GTGAAACTTTATATCCTGCTCGGTCTGGGATTACTTGCAGCTCCCGCCGTTCACGCGCAGCGTCGCGCGCAGCCGCTGCCGGCCCAGCTTTCCGTTTACTCGCCCTCATCATCGGCGGCGCCTGCAGCAGGCCCCGCGGGTATGCACACGGGCGGCTATACCTCCGAAGGTCAGCATTTCACTATGCAGCGCCTTGCCCCTCCCCCGCCGCCCACCCCGCCTGGTGCTACTGCTACGGCTTTGGACATTGCCGTTTCGGACAGTTCAACGACGTACCTCGTGTTTCCCGGTACGGTGTCACTGGTGGATGTCGGCATGATGGATAACTACCTGGTGAAGATTGAGGCTAACTCGGTCTTTATCCGGGGTCGCAAAAACGCCTCAGCTCCTACGCCGATTATGGTCCGGCATGGCAGCAAGTACTGGATTGGCCGGCTGGTCACCGTCAAGCGCCCGGTGCTGACGTTGTATGATTTCACGAAGCCGGGAGCATTGAACCCGCCCCCGGCCCCGGCGGCGCTTACTGGAGCGGACCTGCTCGGCAGCCCGGATGCTATTGTCGGGGATGTACAGGTAGATCTGAGCGGCGACGTACAATCCACGGATGGAGGTTTGCAGACCGGCACTGGCGCGGTCCTGCAGGAAACCTCTACCGGGGTCGGACCCGACAACGAGCTGGCCATGGACCGGGCCGCGAGCAAGAAAGCCCGCATCAACGCCTTGCTGCGCCGCCTTGATCAATACAGGGATGAAATCCATAGCGTGGCCATGGTAGACAACCGCCTGTCGTTCTCCCTGACCAATGTGCGCAATGACAAGCAGTTCACGTACATGCGCTTCAAGCTGGTTAATAACAGCAGTATCGACTACCAGGTAGATTTTGCCGATTTCACCCTGGTAGAGAATGACAAACGCCGATTCCTGGGGAAAAAACGCAATGAGGCCCGGCGCCCGATGATGCCGGCTGGCGGGCATCCCAATCAGCGAGTGAAAGGCAACTCTACCGGCTATATCTACTATGCTGTGCCGTTGTACGCGGCCACTAATGAGGGTCACCTGGCGGTCGGCCTGCGTGAGTTAAGTGGAGCGCGGGCTATCCAGCTGCGCGTGCCCAGCCACGTGATCAATACGGCTCCAACGTTCATTCAATAA
- the traM gene encoding conjugative transposon protein TraM codes for MMLQNLPKGVHDNYERMTGRRYRPLLASQQQQVSEADMRRAEMAYIPGMDGFNTVRYRGSNANPAEEEMILPDIFYRCSIQGTQVVRTGSVVMLRLSEEATFGGVTFPRNMIFSALATVESNRVTLTIDRLGQYKVGVEVYNYSYMPGIMIDPAKRVKPQGQEGLGSSMMQTGSQEISTAIMQTTQAANSWKGIAGRAGVTMLGRLPRGGVRLRDVTLPDGYPVLLTRPGKIASAYQQGGLTQTSGPMGQDGNPMQSPLMQGVGQGATLGSLAMTTCPPPTRRLKLLGGNSSFCCSSPG; via the coding sequence ATGATGCTCCAGAACCTGCCCAAGGGCGTGCACGATAACTACGAGCGCATGACCGGGCGCCGATACCGGCCGCTGCTGGCCAGCCAGCAGCAGCAAGTCAGCGAGGCTGACATGCGCCGGGCCGAGATGGCCTACATACCTGGTATGGATGGGTTTAATACCGTTCGCTACCGGGGCAGCAACGCTAATCCGGCTGAGGAGGAAATGATCCTGCCCGATATTTTCTACCGCTGCAGTATTCAGGGTACCCAGGTGGTTCGCACCGGCTCGGTGGTTATGCTTCGACTTTCCGAGGAAGCCACTTTTGGGGGAGTAACCTTTCCTCGCAACATGATTTTCTCCGCCTTGGCTACGGTGGAGAGCAATCGGGTCACGCTCACCATTGATCGGCTCGGGCAGTACAAGGTGGGCGTTGAGGTATACAACTACAGTTACATGCCAGGCATCATGATCGACCCGGCTAAACGGGTGAAGCCCCAGGGCCAGGAAGGGCTGGGCAGTTCCATGATGCAGACGGGCTCACAGGAAATCAGCACGGCCATCATGCAAACCACGCAGGCCGCCAACTCCTGGAAGGGTATCGCCGGGCGTGCCGGCGTCACCATGCTGGGGCGTTTGCCGCGTGGTGGCGTGCGCCTGCGCGACGTGACACTGCCCGATGGCTACCCGGTACTGCTTACCCGCCCCGGAAAAATTGCCAGCGCTTACCAGCAAGGCGGCCTGACGCAAACTTCGGGTCCGATGGGCCAGGATGGCAACCCGATGCAAAGCCCGCTGATGCAGGGCGTTGGTCAGGGGGCTACCCTGGGCAGCCTGGCTATGACAACCTGCCCCCCGCCTACGCGACGCCTGAAGCTCCTAGGCGGTAACTCCTCTTTTTGCTGCTCTTCTCCTGGTTAG
- a CDS encoding helix-turn-helix domain-containing protein — protein sequence MNPHRQVRLLRQKQGITQQQIADHLCMSRPAFNKLENGKTGMAVEMLQRIAKFLHVPVSQLLQGMPEPASTAWTDIDMMLEMTYHHLSWDKLKVVAYDDLTPAQLALLAIKGFASRNTYEDTPLGGRLYAYGPQHVADLMLYNLGMSTLFEQDLVNSSEWKQRYQLFKQARAAGLTEPEPEVDEQEYFVVFHIGLEMPDRTETSVQLAERDIPDGMDEHEALERLILKAGALDGYIGAFSLTGYDPFTEIVTTL from the coding sequence ATGAATCCACATCGTCAAGTGCGGCTGCTACGCCAGAAACAAGGAATTACTCAGCAACAGATTGCCGATCATCTGTGCATGAGCCGCCCGGCGTTCAATAAGCTGGAGAATGGGAAAACCGGTATGGCCGTGGAGATGCTGCAGCGCATTGCGAAGTTTCTGCACGTGCCCGTTAGCCAGCTGCTACAGGGAATGCCTGAGCCGGCAAGCACAGCCTGGACCGACATTGATATGATGCTGGAAATGACTTATCACCATCTATCCTGGGACAAGCTGAAAGTTGTAGCCTATGATGATCTGACGCCGGCGCAATTGGCATTACTGGCAATAAAAGGGTTCGCCAGCCGCAATACCTATGAGGACACGCCTTTAGGAGGCCGCCTTTACGCCTACGGCCCCCAACACGTAGCTGATTTGATGCTATATAACTTGGGAATGTCCACCCTTTTTGAACAAGACCTGGTCAATTCCTCGGAGTGGAAACAGCGGTACCAGTTGTTCAAGCAGGCCCGCGCAGCGGGCCTTACGGAACCTGAACCCGAAGTGGATGAGCAGGAATACTTCGTTGTCTTTCATATCGGCTTGGAGATGCCCGACCGTACTGAAACATCCGTGCAGCTGGCGGAGCGCGATATTCCCGATGGTATGGATGAGCATGAGGCCTTGGAAAGGCTCATTCTCAAAGCCGGCGCCCTGGATGGCTACATCGGCGCCTTTTCACTTACTGGATACGATCCCTTCACTGAAATTGTCACTACGCTATAG